The following are encoded together in the Sparus aurata chromosome 1, fSpaAur1.1, whole genome shotgun sequence genome:
- the melk gene encoding maternal embryonic leucine zipper kinase translates to MPVERTEHRGADELFKFYEVYETIGSGGFAKVKLGRHILTGEKVAIKIMNKKDLGDDLPRVKVEIEAMKNLSHQHVCRLYHVIETSTQIFMVLEYCTGGELFDYIIAKDRLSEEETRVFFRQIVSAMAYVHSQGYAHRDLKPENLLIDEDHNLKLIDFGLCAKPKGGLSYELMTCCGSPAYAAPELIQGRAYIGSEADVWSMGVLLFALLCGYLPFDDDNCMVLYRKITRGKYDNPRWLSPGSVLLLNQMMQVDPKLRVTVRQLLDHPWVMKDYNSPVEWLSRQPLGHIDVDCITEMAVNMKRSRESTTALVKEWRYDQTTATYLLLLSKKQRGKPVRLRPEPTVCEDSCSPLHQGIQTRNTLHFSEDEDAVIVGSLDFCSEYIDDCPWVSGTQYTPQGVRGQPDGSANNKDMRLASPAVERRCAYSPNPDRGRKATTPHRQERRGRDQTAENKENIAVQDKDVDIFALPPPRTPVSSKKNARPNKNVLTTPNQNANGTKTKAVTPKGGGSASKEQSKKRTENKEFPNIEIMAFSPERRSRSLDLAVTGDSGKKKRGGKVFGSLERGLDKVITMLTPSKRRALRDGPRKIKAQYNVTLTSQTNPDQVLNQILSILPEKNVDFTQKGYTLKCQTQGDFGKVTMAFELEVCLLQRPEVVGVRRQRLKGDAWVYKHLVEDILSTSSI, encoded by the exons ATGCCGGTGGAACGGACGGAGCACCGCGGAGCCGACGAGCTCTTCAAATTCTATGAGGTTTATGAGACCATCGGCTCAG gaGGCTTCGCAAAGGTCAAGCTGGGTCGACACATCCTGACAGGAGAGAAGGTTGCCATTAAAATCATGAACAAGAAGGATCTAGGG GATGATCTACCCCGTGTGAAGGTTGAGATTGAGGCCATGAAGAACCTGAGTCATCAGCACGTTTGTCGCCTCTACCACGTCATAGAGACCTCCACTCAGATCTTCATGGTGCTGGAG tACTGTACAGGTggggagttgtttgactacatCATAGCAAAGGaccgtctgtctgaggaggagaccAGGGTGTTCTTCAGACAGATTGTGTCTGCAATGGCCTATGTCCACAGCCAGGGATACGCACACAGGGACCTCAAACCG GAGAACTTGCTGATTGATGAAGACCACAACTTGAAGCTCATAGACTTTGGATTATGTGCCAAACCTAAG GGAGGTTTGAGTTATGAGCTCATGACGTGCTGTGGCAGCCCTGCGTACGCTGCTCCTGAACTCATCCAGGGAAGAGCATATATTGGTTCAGAG GCTGACGTGTGGAGTATGGGAGTGCTGCTGTTTGCTCTGCTCTGTGGATACCTGCCCTTTGATGACGACAACTGCATGGTCCTCTACAGGAAGATTACA AGAGGTAAATATGATAACCCACGGTGGCTCTCTCCAGGCAGCGTCCTCCTCCTCAACCAGATGATGCAG GTGGACCCCAAGCTGCGTGTGACTGTTAGACAGCTGCTGGACCATCCCTGGGTGATGAAAGACTACAACAGCCCTGTGGAGTGGCTCAGCAGGCAGccg CTTGGTCACATAGATGTGGACTGTATCACTGAGATGGCTGTCAACATGAAGCGATCTCGGGAGAGCACCACCGCGCTTGTCAAGGAG TGGCGGTATGACCAGACCACAGCCacctacctgctgctgctgtcaaagAAGCAGAGGGGCAAGCCTGTCCGCCTGCGCCCTGAACCAACAGTCTGTGAGGACTCCTGCTCTCCACTGCACCAGGGAATACAG AcaaggaacacccttcacttcAGTGAGGATGAAGACGCAGTGATTGTCGGTTCTCTCGACTTTTGCTCAGAGTACATTGATGACTGCCCGTGGGTGTCAGGCACACAATACACGCCCcagggggtcagaggtcagccaGATGGATCCGCAAACAACAAAGACATG AGACTTGCATCTCCAGCTGTGGAGAGAAGATGCGCTTACAGCCCGAACCCAGACAGGGGGCGAAAGGCAACAACACCTCACCGCCAAGAAAGAAGGGGCAGAGACCAGACTGctgaaaacaaggagaataTTGCTGTGCAGGACAAAGATGTTGATATATTTGCGTTGCCTCCTCCTCGAACTCCTGTGTCCAGTAAGAAGAATGCACGACCCAACAAGAATGTGCTGACAACACCTAATCAAAATGCAAATGGCACTAAAACCAAGGCAGTAACACCCAAAG GTGGAGGCAGTGCCTCTAAAGAGCAAAGtaagaagaggacagagaacAAGGAGTTTCCGAACATTGAAATAATGGCCTTCAGTCCTGAGCGAAG GTCTCGGTCTCTGGATTTGGCTGTTACTGGAGACagtgggaagaagaagagaggagggaaagtgtTCGGTTCCCTGGAGAGAGGCCTGGATAAGGTGATCACCATGCTCACACCCAGCAAGAGACGAGCCCTGCGTGATGGCCCGCGCAAGATCAAG GCACAGTACAATGTTACTCTGACCAGCCAGACCAACCCAGACCAGGTCCTGAACCAGATCCTCTCCATCCTGCCGGAGAAAAACGTTGATTTCACACAGAAAGG TTATACCCTGAAGTGTCAAACACAGGGCGACTTTGGGAAAGTAACCATGGCGTTTGAGCTGGAGGTGTGCCTGCTGCAGAGGCCTGAGGTCGTGGGGGTTCGCCGCCAGAGGCTGAAAGGAGACGCTTGGGTCTACAAGCACCTGGTTGAAGACATCCTCTCCACATCCAGTATCTAA